The nucleotide sequence CTGATCTCGGTGCCGCTGTCCGTGCTGGGCTTCGGCGGGCTGGTCATGGGCCTCAACGGCATCGGAGCCTCGGACGCGGCCATCCCGGCGGTGCCGGCCTTCGTTGTCGGCGTGATCGCGCTGGTGCTGTTCGTGCTGCGCCAGCGCTCGCTGCAGCGCGAGGACCGCGCCCTGCTGGACCTGCGCCCGTTCACCTATCGCGTCTACACGATCTCGCTCGGGCTGATGATCGTGTCCTTCGGCGGCCTGTTCGGGATGATCATCCTCCTGCCCATCTACCTGCAGTCGGTGCAGGGCCACTCCACGCTGACCACTGGGCTGGTCATGCTGCCGGGCGGTCTGATCATGGGCCTGCTCTCCCCGTTCGTCGGACGGCTCTACGACCGCCACGGCGCGCGGGTCCTGGTCATCCCGGGGACGATCCTGCTCAGCCTCGGCATGTTCACGCTGAGCCGGCTCGCGCTGGAGACCCCGCTGTGGACCGTCGTGATGGCCCACGTGATCATCTCCTGCGGCCTGGCCCTGCTGATCACGCCGCTGATGACCTCCGCCCTGGGCAGCCTGCCGCAGCCGCTCTACTCGCACGGCTCGGCGCTGCTGAACACCCTGCAGCAGGTGGCGGGCGCGGCCGGCGGCGCCCTGTTCATCACGCTGATGTCCGTGGGCACCCTGGCCGCCGTCCGGGGAGGGGAGTCGGAGCTGGAGGCCACGGCGCACGGCGTCCATGTGGCCTTCCTGGTGGGCTTCGGGATCGCCCTGGTGGCGCTGGCGCTCTCGTTCGTCGTCCCGCGCAAGCCGGCGAGCCCCGCGGGGCGCCAGACCCTGGACTGATCGGCGCACTGCCGTGAAGGCGCCCGGTCCGGGAGGACCGGGCGCCTTCCGTCTCTGTCACCGTCAGCGGGTGGCGGCCTCGAGGTGCTGCAGGACGTGGCGGTACGGCCTGCCGGTGGCCTCCGTCATCCCGAGCTCGCAGGTGCGGTTCAGGGAGGCGTAGGCGTCGAAGCCGTGCTCGCCCACCTCGGCGGCCTCCCGGCGCGTGGCCGAGGCGGTCAGCTCGGGGTGCAGCATCCCCCGGTCCCCGGCGTAGGCGCAGCAGCGCCACTCAAGGGGCACGACGACCTCCTCGGCCATGGCCTCGGCGATCTTTCGCAGGGATTCGTTGAGCCCGAGCTGGGTGGAGGAGCACGTGGGGTGCAGCGCCATCGACCCGAGGCGCTCGTGCACCTGCAGGCCGGGCAGCACCTCCCGGGCGACGAACTCCACCGAGTCCACGAAGCGCAGACCGGCCCAGGGGGAGTCCGGCCCGGCCGCCGCCTGCATGGCCTCGAGGCCCTCGGTGCACGACGACGCATCGCAGACCACCGGCAGGCGACCGTGGTCCGTGGCCTCCCAGAGCATCGGCAGCGTGGTCCGCGTCATCCGCTCGAAGCCCGAGGTCATGCCCTTGGACTTCCACGGCGTCCCGCAGCAGGTCGAGGCCAGTCCCTCGGGCACGGCGATCGGCACCCCTGCCCTCTCGCACAGCCGCAGCAGCGCTTGGGCCGCCGACGGCTCACCGGCCTCGGAGCCGCCGAACATGGAGGACACGCAGGCGGCGAAGAGCACGGCCTGCGCCTCCGGAGGCGACTGCGGCTCGGGCCGGGGTCCTCCTCCTGCGGGCAGATGCTGCGAGTACAGCGGCACGCGATCCGAGCCGAGCACGGCTCGCGCCGCCGCGGTGGCCGCGCGGGGCAGAGCGGCGGGAACGGCGTCGGCCGCGCTCAGCGCGCCCGAGGCCGCCCGCACGCCGACGTCCCATCGACGCGCCGCCGTGTCCCAGCCGAGGTCCTCGATGCGGGAGGCGCTCTCCGCCCGCAGCCGTCGGACCAGATCGCCGGTGTCGATGTCCACGGGGCAGGCCGTCGAGCACATGCCGTCCACGGCACATGTCTGCTCCCCCAGGTAGGCGTACTCCCGCAGCAGGGCCTCGGCCTGCTCCCTGTCCCCGCGCTGCTCGGCGTCGCGGATCTCGCGACGCCCCACGATGCGCTGGCGCGGCGTGAGCGTCAGATCCTGCGACGGGCACACCGGCTCGCAGTAGCCGCACTCCACGCAGCGATCGACCTCCTCCTCGACCGTGGGAGCGATCTTGAGGTCCTGGAGGTAGCAGCGGGGATCGTCGTTGAGGATCACGCCCGGGTTGAACGCCCCGCGCGGGTCCACGAGGGCCTTGAGCTCGCGCATGACCTCGTAGAGCTCGTCGCCGTACTGGCGGCGCACGAACGGCGCCATGATCCGCCCGGTGCCGTGCTCGGCCTTCAGCGAGCCTCCGGCGTCCAGGATGAGCTCGACCATCTCGTCGGTGAAGCGCTCGTAGCGCGCCAGCCCGTTCGTGTCTGCGAACTGCTCGTTGAGCATGAAGTGGACGTTGCCGTCCTTGGCATGGCCGAAGATCACCGACTGCTCGTAGTCGTGGGCGTCGAACAGGCGGTTGAGCTCGTTGCAGGTCTCGCCCAGGCGATCCACCGGGACCACGACGTCCTCCAGCAGCGCGTTCGCCCCGGAGGGCCGGTTCCCGGCGACGGCGGCGTACAGGCCCTTGCGCACGGTCCACAGCCCGGCGCGGGCTGCGGCATCGCTGGTGAGCCCGGGGTCGGCCGACAGGTCCAGGCCGACGAAGTGCTCCCGCGCCGCACCGCTGCGCTCGGCGAGGCCCTCCGGGCTCGACCCGTTGTACTCGACCAGCAGCGCGGCGTGATCGGCCACGTCGATGTCCATGATCTGGCGCGGTGCGGTGCCGGAGGCCTGGGCGACCCGCAGCGAGGTCGCGTCCATGAGTTCCACGGTCGCCGAGCCGATCTCCACGAGCCCGGGCACCGAGGAGGTGGCCTCCAGCAGCGTGGGGAACACGAGCAGGCCGGTGGCGACCTCAGGGGCGATCTCGACGGTGCGAAGCACAGCCTCGGCCACGAAGCCCAGCGTGCCCTCCGAGCCGATCATCAGCCGCTGCAGGATCCGCACCGGCTCGGTCTCGTCCAGGAACGCGTTGAGGCCGTAGCCCATGGTGTTCTTCATGGCGAAGAGCCGCTCGATGGTCGCTGTGGAGGCGGCATCACCCGTGACACGGCGGCGCAGGCGCAGCAGACCCTCGTGCAGCTCGGGCTCGGCCTCGCGCAGCTGCCGGTCGGCGTCGTGGTCCGCGGTGTCCAGGACCGTGCCCGAGGGCAGCACCATCACCATGGACTCGAGCGTGCGGTAGGTGTTCTGCTCCGTGCCGCAGTGCATGCCCGAGGAGTTGTCCGCGATGACCCCGCCCAGGGTGCAGGCGGACTCGCTGGCGGGGTCGGGGCCGAGCTTGCGCCCGTACGGGGCCAGCACCGCGTTGACCTCCCGCACTGTGCTGCCCGGGCGCACCCGCACCCGCGCGCCGTCGTCCAGGACCTCGACGCCGCGGAAGTGCCGCCTGACATCGACCAGCACCTGATCGGTCACGGCCTGCCCCGACAGCGACGTCCCGCCCGAGCGCAGGGTCAGCCCGGCATCGTGGCGCTCCAGGATCCGCAGCAGGGACCCGAGCTCGTCGGCCGAGTGGGGGCGGACCAGGGCGCGGGGCTGCAGGAGGTAGTGGGAGGCATCGTGCGCGGCTGCTCGGCGCTCGAGCTGCGAGTCCACGAGCTGGCCCGGCCAAGCGCCGAGATCCCGCAGCAGGGGATCCTGCGGCTCCTGCGGGGCGCGGGAGGCGAGTCTGGCGGGCAGCGGCAACGTTGACTTCATGAGACTGATTCTCCCACGCTCGCACGAGGATCGCGTGATCTGCGTCGCTGTTCGACGAACCGTGGCCGTCGGCGGGGAGACTCTCGGCGCCGACTCCGTCGGCGGAGATTCCGGCGGGAACGACCGAGCCCTCTGGGATCTATGCTCCTGCCATGATCTCGATCGGGCCCCTCGTCGTCCTGGGCATCGCGCTTCTCGTCATCGTCGCTCTGGTGCTCATCATCGTGGTGGTGATCGTGCGCGCCTCCAGCGACCGCTCGCGCCGACGTCCCGGCTCCGGCGCCGATGGCGCGGCCCTGGGCGGGGCCACGTACGCGGACTCCCAGGGCTGGGACTCCGACGACAGGCACCATGACAGCGGCTCGGGCTGGTTCGGCGACTCGGGCGCGGATGCGGGCGGCGGCTCCGGCTGGTTCGGCGGCGGCGACTCCGGCGGCGATTCCGGCGGGGGCGACGGCGGCGGGGGAAGCGACTGAGCGGGTCACCGCTTTGCTCCGGGGGGCGCGGCAGGGAAGCATGGAGCCATGGCCTCTGATTCCCGCGCATCCGTCGTGTCCGACCGTCCTGAGCTGAGCGATCTCTCGAGCACGACCGAGGCCGTCGAGGCCGCCCGCAATCGGGCCGTCGCGCAGCTGCGCGAGCTCGTGGCCGAGCGGAAGGTCGCCCCGTGGCAGGCCGCCGGGTTCCTCGAGCGCTTCGATGAGCACTTCCCGGCGCTGCTCGAGCTCCTCCGGCGCACCTACGGATCGGGTGAGAAGGCCGCCGTCGTCGTGGTGGAGATGGGAGCGCAGCTGGCCAGCGCGTGGGCGCAGCGCCCCGCGGAGCTGCGCGCGGTGGACGACACCCGCGGCGAGGATCCCGAGTGGTACCTGCGTCCCACGGAGGTGGGCGGGGTCTGCTACATCGACCGCTGGGCCGGCGATCTGGCGGGGCTGCGCTCGCGGATTCCGTACCTGCGCGAGCTCGGTCTGACGTACCTGCACGTCATGCCGCCCTTCAAGGTGCCTGCGGGCAACAGCGACGGCGGCTATGCGGTGTCGTCGTACCGCGAGCTGCGTCCCGATCTGGGGACCATGGCGGAGCTCGCGGACACCGCCGGGGAGCTTCGCGAGGCCGGCATCAGCCTGGTGGTCGACTTCGTGCTCAACCACACCGCCAGCGACCACAAGTGGGCGCAGCGGGCGAAGGCCGGGGACCCGGAGTTCGAGGAGCTGTACTGGATCTACCCGGATCGCGAGATGCCGGATGCCTTCGAGCGGACCACACGCGAGATCTTCCCGGACGACCATCCCGGCTCCTTCACGCCCGTGGCCGCCGATGACCCCCGCTGGGTGTGGACCACGTTCCACGACTTCCAGTGGGATCTGAACTGGACCAATCCGCGCGTGCTGGCGCTCATGGCCCAGGAGATGCTCTTCCTGGCCAACCAGGGGGCGGAGGTGCTGCGCCTGGATGCGGTCGCGTTCCTGTGGAAGCAGCTCGGCACCACCTGCGAGTCGCTGCCGCAGGCGCACTGGATCGTGCAGATCCTCAACCGCGTCTGCCGCATCGCCGCCCCGGCCACGATCTTCAAGTCCGAGGCCATCGTGCACCCGGACGAGGTCGTGCAGTACGTCCACCCCGACGAGTGCCAGATCTCCTACAACCCCCTGCAGATGGCGCTGACCTGGGAGGCGCTGGCCACGCGGAAGGCCACGCTGCTCGACGACGCCCTGGCCGAGCGCCACGAGCTGCCCGCCGGGACCGCGTGGGTCAACTACGTCCGCAGCCACGACGACATCGGCTGGACCTTCTCCGACGAGGACGCCGCTCGCCACGGGATCGACGGCTACAGGCACCGTCGTTTCCTCAACGACTTCTACACGGGCCGCTTCGACGGCTCCTTCGCCGACGGCGTCGCGTTCCAGTACAACCCCCGCACCGGCGACGCCCGCGTCTGCGGCACCACGGCCTCGCTGGCCGGCACGACGACCGCGCCCGAACTCGGCGTGCGCCGCGTGCTGCTGGCCCACGGCATCGCGTTCTCGACCGGCGGGCTGCCGCTGATCTACCTGGGCGACGAACTGGCGCAGACCAACGACGAGGACTGGGCGCAGGACCCCGATCAGGCCGGCGACGCCCGGTGGGCCCACCGCCCGCGCTTCCCGGAGGCGGCGTTCGAGCAGCGGCTGGACCGCTCGAGCGTCCCCGGGCAGGTCTATGCGGGGCTGCGGCACATGCTGGCCGTGCGTGCGGCGGCCCCGGAGCTCGACGGCGCGGATCTGATCGGCTTCGACGCCGGCAGCGAGCACCTGGTCGCGTATCAGCGCCCGGGTCTGGATCCGGAGGGGCGCCCGTCGGTGATCCTCTGCCTGGCCAACGTCTCCGAGGAGTCGGTGCGGGTCGAGGCCCTGACGCTGTCGGGCTTCGAGCCGGAGGCGACCTCGCTGCTGGCCGAGCAGGACACGGCGCTCGATCTCTCGCAGGGCCTGGAGGTCGGCCCGCTGGAGACCCTGTGGCTGAGGGTGCGCGCCCGCTGAGGCACCGCCCGCCCCGGTCGAGGCCGCACCAGGGCAGCTGATCAGCGCTGATCGACTGCGCGCGTGCGGCCTCGACGGCGGGCCAGGGGGGGTGCCTCTATGGTTTTCGTCAAGCCGCCAGAGCGACTGACGACGACGCCGGAGGCGTGGTCGGGTCTTCGTACAGGGTGCCATCCCGCAGCATCGCGTAGAGCACGTCAGTGCGCCGCCGCGCCAGGGCGATCAGCGCTTGGTTGTGGCGCTTGCCCTGGGCTCGTTTTCGGTCGTAGTAGGCCCTCGAGGGGCCGTGGTGCAGTGAGGCGAAGGCCGAGAGGAACAGGGCGCGCTTCAGGCGCTTGTTGCCTCCGCGGGGTGCGTGCTCGCCGCGGATCGAGGTCCCTGAGCGGCGGGTGACGGGGGCGATGCCGGCGTAGGAGGCCAGGTGCCCGGCATCGGCGAAGTCCTTGCCCACGACTTCGGTGAGAATCCGTGCTGCGGTCCTGACCCCGATACCGGGCATCGAGATCAGGACCGGATGAAGAGGGTGGGCCTCCACGACAGCCTCCACCTGGGTGGCCAGCCTGGCCCGCTGCTGGAGCAGCCCGGCGAGCTGCTCGGCCAGAATCGGCACGACGGTGGCTGCGGCCTCGGTGCCAGCGACCACGACGGTCTGCTGGGCCAGGGCTTCGAAGATCTCCTCCGTCAGAGTGTTCGCCAGTCGGGGTGCGTGCTTGCGCAGCCGGGCGCGCACGTGCCCGGGCCCGGCGGTCTTGAGCTTGCCCGGGGTCGGGTACCGGCCTAGCAGATCCGCTACTGCCGGGTGCGTGATCCTCGGTCCCAGCACGCGCTCCAGGGCGGGGTGGATCTGGGTCAGCAGCCCGCGCAGCCGGTTGGAGGAAGCGGTGATCTGAGCGGCGAGATCATCATCGGCGCCAGCGAGCATGGCCAGCTCAGCGATCTGCTCATCATCCACACGGATAGCCCGCAGGGTGTGGGGCATGGTGCGTGCTGCTTCGGCGATGATCGCGGCATCACGGGCATCGGTCTTGGCCGAGCCCGGGTGCAGGTCTGCGATCCGGCGCATCGCCAGCCCGGGCAGGTAGGCCACTTCCACGTCTTCGCAGGACTGCGCCACGGCCACGGGCAGGGCACCGATCGTGGCCGGCTGGTCGACCACGAGCAGCACGGGCCCGTGGGCTGCGGCGAGGTCGTCGAGGATGGCCCGCAGCCGGGTTTCGTCGTTGGGCAGTGCCTTGTCGTAGACCCTTTCGCCAGCGGTGGTGAGGGCGACGGCGTGGTGGTCGGATTTGCCGACGTCGAGGCCGATGTACACGGCCGGGGTTGGGGTGGTCATGGCGGTTGCTCCTGGGCTGGTCGGGCCATGGGTGTGCTGGCCAGCCCTGTGGTGATCACGCTCGGCATCCACGTTACAAAGACCCTCGTGAGGGGGACCCCGCCTCTATCAGCGATCCGTGATCACCAGACCGGTCCTCGGTGACAACACCCCCCGGATCATGGACGACTGGGGGCAACGATCATGCCGAGGACCGGCTGGCCGGCACCTGCTCATCCTGGACGATCCAGGCGCCGCCGAAAAGGTAACGGGGCAGTCGGCCTCAGGCGTCGGCGAGGTCCTGATCGACCGTGTGGTTGCCGCCCAGCATGAGCCCCGCGCCCATCAGCAGCACGGCGCTGGTGATGAGCAGCGCCAGGGGAGCGGTCCAGCCGCCGGTGACTTCGCGCAGCAGCCCCACCACGAACGGACCGGCCGCCGCGAACAGGTAGCCCACCGGCTGGGCGAATCCCGAGAGCCGAGCCGTGGTCTCCGGGGTGCCCGAGCGCGTGACGATCAGCGACAGCGCCAGGGGGAACGTGAACTGGCCGACCCCCAGCAGCAGGACCCAGGCGATCATCCCCGCGGCCGGGGCGAGCAGGAGCCCGAGCCAGCCGCTGAGCATGCACAGGCCCAGAGCGGTGGTCCACACGGTGATCCGCTGCGAGCGGGCGGCGATCTGCGGCATGAGTAGCCCGCCGGGGATGCCGAACAGCGACATGGTGCCCACCAGCAGGGCCGCCGTGCCCGCGGAGATCCCGGCGTCGCGGTAGATCTGCGCGAGCCAGCCGAACTGGACGTAGGCGTTCATGGACTGCAGGCCGAAGAAGGCGCACAGCGCCACGGCGGTTCGGGAGCGGTGGATCGGCAGACCGGTGGCGCGCTCGCCGACCCCCTGATCCTGGCCGCGCACACGCAGCAGCATGACGGCCCAGATCACCGCGGCGATCAGGGCCACCACGGCCCAGGTGCCCAGCGCATAGCGCCACCCGGCTCCCTCGGCCCCCAGGGTCAGCAGGGGAGCGGTCGCGAACATCGGCAACGCCGAGCCGAGGCCGAGTACGACGGTGTACACGGACGTCACAGCTGCGGTGCGGTCTCCTGAGTAGCGCTTGATGACGGCCGGCACGAGCACGTTGCCCAGGCCCATGCCCGCCAGAGCCAGGGCGGTGACCACCAGGAAGACCGCCGCGGAGTCGGTCACGGAGCGCACCAGGCCCGCCGCGCCCACCAGCACCAGCCCGCCGCAGATGGTCCCCACGAGCCCGAAGCGCCGCGCCACGCCCACCGCTGTGAGACCGGCGAGGCCGAAGATCAGCCCGGGAAGCGCCGTCAGGATGCCGGCGACGGCGGAGGAGGCGCCCAGGCCGCTCTGGATCTCCTCCAGCACGGGACCGATCGAGGTCGCGATGGGGCGCAGGTTCAGGGAGACGGCGGCCGCGGCCAGCACCAGCAGCGTCAGGGACAGCGCAGCCGGCGACGGCCCCGCCGCCGGCTGGACCGTCGCAGCGTCCTCGAACGGCGTCTCGTCGTGGCGCTCGGGCTCCGGGATCGAAGGGGGCGACGACGGCATTCAGCAGCTCCTGGGTGCAGACGTCCAGGCATGGCGCACCAGCTGCTCCAGGACGTCCAGATCGATGTCGGCGAGCTTGTTCACGTACACGCAGGACACCGCGGCGCGGTGCTTGCCGAGCCGCCCCAGCAGCTCCTCGGAGCGGGGATGGCCTTTCAGCCCGTACAGGCTCACGGCCGACTTCCGCGGGCTGAAGCCCACCCGGAAGGTGTCGCCCTCACGTCCGGTCGCATAGCGGTAGTGGATCTCCCCGTAGCCGATCATCGACGGTCCCCACATGACCGCCGGCTGCTCTGTGACTCGGTCGAAGAGCTCGAGCAGGGCGCGGCCGTCGTCGACGCGGCGCTGCGGAGACAGCCCGTCGATGAACTCCGCCGGGCTGACGTCGGTGGGGTGCGTCTTGAGGTCGGCAGCACCCTCCACGGTGTGTCCTGCGGTGACCACGGCGTCGCGGGGCTGCGGTTCGGGAACGTCCCCGCCCAGCGACATCCCCCGCTCCTCGAGGGCGGCCTGCAGCCGCTCCAGAGCGCGGGCGCCCACGCCGTGCAGCGCCAGCAGGTCGTCGTGATCCGCACCG is from Kocuria palustris and encodes:
- a CDS encoding IS110 family transposase, whose translation is MTTPTPAVYIGLDVGKSDHHAVALTTAGERVYDKALPNDETRLRAILDDLAAAHGPVLLVVDQPATIGALPVAVAQSCEDVEVAYLPGLAMRRIADLHPGSAKTDARDAAIIAEAARTMPHTLRAIRVDDEQIAELAMLAGADDDLAAQITASSNRLRGLLTQIHPALERVLGPRITHPAVADLLGRYPTPGKLKTAGPGHVRARLRKHAPRLANTLTEEIFEALAQQTVVVAGTEAAATVVPILAEQLAGLLQQRARLATQVEAVVEAHPLHPVLISMPGIGVRTAARILTEVVGKDFADAGHLASYAGIAPVTRRSGTSIRGEHAPRGGNKRLKRALFLSAFASLHHGPSRAYYDRKRAQGKRHNQALIALARRRTDVLYAMLRDGTLYEDPTTPPASSSVALAA
- a CDS encoding DUF1801 domain-containing protein; translation: MTTPLDRIGGLVAPARRALESAGHTSLESLDGADHDDLLALHGVGARALERLQAALEERGMSLGGDVPEPQPRDAVVTAGHTVEGAADLKTHPTDVSPAEFIDGLSPQRRVDDGRALLELFDRVTEQPAVMWGPSMIGYGEIHYRYATGREGDTFRVGFSPRKSAVSLYGLKGHPRSEELLGRLGKHRAAVSCVYVNKLADIDLDVLEQLVRHAWTSAPRSC
- a CDS encoding FAD-binding and (Fe-S)-binding domain-containing protein produces the protein MKSTLPLPARLASRAPQEPQDPLLRDLGAWPGQLVDSQLERRAAAHDASHYLLQPRALVRPHSADELGSLLRILERHDAGLTLRSGGTSLSGQAVTDQVLVDVRRHFRGVEVLDDGARVRVRPGSTVREVNAVLAPYGRKLGPDPASESACTLGGVIADNSSGMHCGTEQNTYRTLESMVMVLPSGTVLDTADHDADRQLREAEPELHEGLLRLRRRVTGDAASTATIERLFAMKNTMGYGLNAFLDETEPVRILQRLMIGSEGTLGFVAEAVLRTVEIAPEVATGLLVFPTLLEATSSVPGLVEIGSATVELMDATSLRVAQASGTAPRQIMDIDVADHAALLVEYNGSSPEGLAERSGAAREHFVGLDLSADPGLTSDAAARAGLWTVRKGLYAAVAGNRPSGANALLEDVVVPVDRLGETCNELNRLFDAHDYEQSVIFGHAKDGNVHFMLNEQFADTNGLARYERFTDEMVELILDAGGSLKAEHGTGRIMAPFVRRQYGDELYEVMRELKALVDPRGAFNPGVILNDDPRCYLQDLKIAPTVEEEVDRCVECGYCEPVCPSQDLTLTPRQRIVGRREIRDAEQRGDREQAEALLREYAYLGEQTCAVDGMCSTACPVDIDTGDLVRRLRAESASRIEDLGWDTAARRWDVGVRAASGALSAADAVPAALPRAATAAARAVLGSDRVPLYSQHLPAGGGPRPEPQSPPEAQAVLFAACVSSMFGGSEAGEPSAAQALLRLCERAGVPIAVPEGLASTCCGTPWKSKGMTSGFERMTRTTLPMLWEATDHGRLPVVCDASSCTEGLEAMQAAAGPDSPWAGLRFVDSVEFVAREVLPGLQVHERLGSMALHPTCSSTQLGLNESLRKIAEAMAEEVVVPLEWRCCAYAGDRGMLHPELTASATRREAAEVGEHGFDAYASLNRTCELGMTEATGRPYRHVLQHLEAATR
- a CDS encoding DHA2 family efflux MFS transporter permease subunit, whose product is MSPSVEEPRPAQPDLEPARVRTLLVILITAAFVVILNETVLSVALPDLMEELDIPAPTAQWLTTGFMLTMAVVIPTTGFVLQRFAHRRVFMAAMVLFTLGTLLAMLAPGFPVLMVGRVIQACGTALMLPLLMTTVLNVIPVERRGSVMGLISVVISVAPAVGPTISGLILDSLSWRWLFAIMLPIALAALALGAWLMPAMGEQRRVGLDLISVPLSVLGFGGLVMGLNGIGASDAAIPAVPAFVVGVIALVLFVLRQRSLQREDRALLDLRPFTYRVYTISLGLMIVSFGGLFGMIILLPIYLQSVQGHSTLTTGLVMLPGGLIMGLLSPFVGRLYDRHGARVLVIPGTILLSLGMFTLSRLALETPLWTVVMAHVIISCGLALLITPLMTSALGSLPQPLYSHGSALLNTLQQVAGAAGGALFITLMSVGTLAAVRGGESELEATAHGVHVAFLVGFGIALVALALSFVVPRKPASPAGRQTLD
- a CDS encoding alpha-amylase family protein, producing MASDSRASVVSDRPELSDLSSTTEAVEAARNRAVAQLRELVAERKVAPWQAAGFLERFDEHFPALLELLRRTYGSGEKAAVVVVEMGAQLASAWAQRPAELRAVDDTRGEDPEWYLRPTEVGGVCYIDRWAGDLAGLRSRIPYLRELGLTYLHVMPPFKVPAGNSDGGYAVSSYRELRPDLGTMAELADTAGELREAGISLVVDFVLNHTASDHKWAQRAKAGDPEFEELYWIYPDREMPDAFERTTREIFPDDHPGSFTPVAADDPRWVWTTFHDFQWDLNWTNPRVLALMAQEMLFLANQGAEVLRLDAVAFLWKQLGTTCESLPQAHWIVQILNRVCRIAAPATIFKSEAIVHPDEVVQYVHPDECQISYNPLQMALTWEALATRKATLLDDALAERHELPAGTAWVNYVRSHDDIGWTFSDEDAARHGIDGYRHRRFLNDFYTGRFDGSFADGVAFQYNPRTGDARVCGTTASLAGTTTAPELGVRRVLLAHGIAFSTGGLPLIYLGDELAQTNDEDWAQDPDQAGDARWAHRPRFPEAAFEQRLDRSSVPGQVYAGLRHMLAVRAAAPELDGADLIGFDAGSEHLVAYQRPGLDPEGRPSVILCLANVSEESVRVEALTLSGFEPEATSLLAEQDTALDLSQGLEVGPLETLWLRVRAR
- a CDS encoding MFS transporter, translated to MPSSPPSIPEPERHDETPFEDAATVQPAAGPSPAALSLTLLVLAAAAVSLNLRPIATSIGPVLEEIQSGLGASSAVAGILTALPGLIFGLAGLTAVGVARRFGLVGTICGGLVLVGAAGLVRSVTDSAAVFLVVTALALAGMGLGNVLVPAVIKRYSGDRTAAVTSVYTVVLGLGSALPMFATAPLLTLGAEGAGWRYALGTWAVVALIAAVIWAVMLLRVRGQDQGVGERATGLPIHRSRTAVALCAFFGLQSMNAYVQFGWLAQIYRDAGISAGTAALLVGTMSLFGIPGGLLMPQIAARSQRITVWTTALGLCMLSGWLGLLLAPAAGMIAWVLLLGVGQFTFPLALSLIVTRSGTPETTARLSGFAQPVGYLFAAAGPFVVGLLREVTGGWTAPLALLITSAVLLMGAGLMLGGNHTVDQDLADA